Part of the Sulfobacillus acidophilus DSM 10332 genome, GGAAATCCCGGAAAATCCGTCCGATCCCCCACATTTAAGCCCCATGGTCAAGCGGCTGACCGGAATCGGCTGACGCCGAAAAGACAGGGCATAATCCCGAAGTTCGGTTAAGAGGGTCAACCCGACGGTCCATTCGTCCTCTACTTCTTGGACGGTCAAATACTTAACCCGCCGATCCGACACCGATCCCACCACGCAGGAAAAGTCGGCAATACGGTTACTCTCGCATCCCAAGCCCAGCACCAATACGCCCGCCGCATTCGGATGCCGCACCAAAGCCGCGAGAATCTTTTGGGTATGTGTCAAATCGTCCCCTAATTGGGAACAGCCATAGGGATGACTAAACGTGTAAAACCCGTCAACCCCGTCGACCGCCAACTCTTTCTCGGCTAAAGCGGCTAACCGTTCTGCGGTTTTGTTGACGCACCCCACCGTGTTGATAATCCAGATCTCATTGCGGGTGCCCACTTGCCCATCGTCTCGGACATAACCCCAGAACTCGTTCGGCAAATCGACCGAACCTGGATGCAATGGCGTCGATACCGGCTCATAGGTATACGAGCCGTCCGGCTTGAGCCCCGATGCCAAATTATGGGCATGGACCCATTGACCCGGTTCGATCGCGCTTTTGGCCACCCCAATCGGATGTCCATATTTATAGACCGCTTGGCCGGGACGAATCGTCTTTAAGGCGACTTTATGACCTTCCGGTACCGCCTCTTGTACCGATATTCCCCGAACGCGTTCCCCAATGTTCAATGGCCGGAGAGCCACCCCAACATCGTCACGGGCATTCAGCACCAACACCGGGTCCATCCTACGCCTCCCTTCCGCCGGCGACCAGGGCAACCAGTTCTCGGGCTTTGGCCGTTATCTCGGCCCATCGGCCCGTCCGGATAGCCTCGGCGGGCAACAGGGCTCCTCCGACCCCGAAAACGTCGGCTCCCGCTTTCAGATAGTCCAGGATATTGGCGGCGTGAATGCCGCCCGTAACCATGATGCGGGGCTCGCCGAAGGGCCCTCGAAGCTCCCGGATATACCCACTCCCGAGCGGCCCGGCGGGAAAGACTTTGACCATGACCGCTCCCGCCCGGGAGGCAGCCGCGATTTCGGACGGCGTCATGGCACCGGGAACATAAGGGATGTTCAACCGAACACTTTCCGCCCACAGTTCGGGGTCCCAGTGGGGTGACACGGCAAATGCAGCGCCCGCAGCGACGGCATCCCGGAGATGTTCACGCGTCATCACCGTCCCGGCTCCCACCCGGATCCCCGCATCCGGCGAACGGGTCAGTCCGTCAATGAGGTGAGCGGCCTCCGGATTGTCCATTGTCACCTCAATCAGCCGTACGCCTCCCGCCGCCAGCGCCTCGACCACCGACGAACCGGCAGACGCCGGAATCCTCCTCAATACCGCGACAATTTTCTGTTCCTGCATCACTTCGAATACATGTGCCATAGGAAAGCCCCCCATCTGGGTTACCCCGATTATAGTGTTAGGTTTAACACATTTCAACACTATTTATCATCATCGTTACGGATTAATTGCATAGATTTACGGGGATTTTCGGGCGTATGTTATACTTAACATTATACGACCCTCGACGAGGAGGATCCCGAATGGCCACGTTAACGGATGTCGCGCATAAAGCCGGCGTTTCCATCATGACCGTCTCCCGGGTGATCCGTGGACAAGGTCCGGTGCGGGAGGCAACCCGCCAACGCGTATTGGAAGCCATGGCCGAACTCCAATATGTGCCGCGAGGTGTGGCAACCCCTACGCCCCGGCCGTCGTCTCTACATACGTTGGTCTTGATTGTCCCGGACATTACCAACCCTTTTTTCACCTTTTTAGCCCGCGGTATGGAAGACGTCGCCCGAAAACACGGATACCAGGTACTTTTGGTCAATACCGACGAGAACGAAAATCGGGAGCGCGACGCACTCCGAATGTGCGTCGATTTGCATGTCGACGGCGTGCTGATTTGTCCCGTCGGCGACAGCTCGTCCGAGTGCTTGGCCTGGCTTCAGCAGCACACGCCGTTAGTGCTGGTAGACCGAAGCGTCAAAGGGATTGAGGCCGACTTGGTTAAAGGCAATGTCAAAGAGGCGTCCCATATCTTGGTATCCCATCTGATCGAGGCAGGCCACCGCCGCATCGGCATCGTGACCGGTCCGGCCCAAAACGAAGCGGGCCGCGAACGGCTTGACGGATACCTCGCCGCTCTCGAGGCCCACGGGATTCCGGCACGGCCGGAATATATTAGGGAAGCCAGTATGCTGCGAGACGGCGACGCCAGGTACGTCGACGCCTTGTTGGATTTGCCGGAGCCGCCGACCGCATTGTTTGTCGCCAACGTCTTTCAATACGCCCACACCCGCCAACGGTTGGCCGCACGCAATCTTACGGTGCCGGACGATATCAGCATTGTGGCCTTTGGCAACACCGACGAGTTGGCCTCCGTCGACTCGCCATTGACCGCCGCCATTCAACCGGCTTATAGCTACGGCTCCTTGGGTACCCAAATGCTCTTGGAACGGGTTGAAGGGTTATCACACCCGCCACGGCGAATGATCCTCGAGTCCCATTATGTTTTCCGCCAATCGGTAGCCCCGCCGCGGGCCTAAAGCTCCCCCGAAAAGGGGGCTTTTTTATTCCGGTAAAATGTTAGATTTACCATTTTTGACATAACAAAATTGCTCGCTTTATATTTGCTTTAGTCACCATATTCCTGATGTTTTGGGTTCTCTTACGGGTGACGGGATAAACGCGGGTGTTAATTTAACATGCCTGAACCTTGTGACGTTATGAACGGTTCCGTCTTAAGGGCTCTATCCGCAAATTCAAAGTGAGGTGCCATCGTGCATGGAGACCACTATAACCGCTGAGCATGGCCAATCCGGATTTATCTCACTGGTGGTAATTATCGCCTCCCTCGGCGGGTTGTTGTTCGGGTATGACACGGGCGTCATCGCCGGCGCCAACGAATTTTTAAAAGCGTTATTTCACTTGACTCCGGCCCAAACCGGATTAGTCGCCAGCAGTGTCGACTTGGGGGCAATGATCGGGGTATTGGTTGCCGGGTTTTTAGGCGACCGGGTCGGGCGTAAAAACGCGCTGTTCACCGCGGGCATCACGTTCATGTTGAGTGGCGTCGTCTCGGCGTTAGCCCCGAACGTCCCCACATTAATTGTCGGTCGCCTCATTGGCGGTATCGGGATTGGCTTAGCCTCGTTACTGTCCCCGCTCTATATTGCCGAAATCGCCCCGCCACGGATTCGGGGGCGGCTGATCGGTTCCAACCAATTAGCCATCGTGACCGGCATTTTTATCAGACGCGCCGTAAAACCCCGCCGTTTAGGGCGGGGATATGAGGCGCTGACTCCGTAGGGGTCAATTCGGGGTCTCCTGTTGCGCGATGTATTGTCTGATGATCGATAGGGGCGCCCCGCCAGCGGAACCGGCAAAATAGCTCGGGGACCAGTGGCTGGCCCCACAGTGCCCGCTCGATGGTTGGATCGTGCTTCTTGTGGATCAAGCGGGACGAGATCCTCTTCAGGCTATTCCCGTCGGGAAATCGCCACTTTAGGGGGGAGGTGACCCGCAAATGCCCATGATCCCGCTCCCCGTCGAATTCCTCCCAGGTTGCTTCGAAGTCTTGACACACGGTAGACAAGATCGTCCGCAAGTCCTCCAAGATTTCCGGCGTGAAGACTAACCGCCGAGATTTCGCCACCAAGACCACGTGCACGTGTAGGGTAAAAACACCATGGCGGCCAGTTCGGTAGTCGCTTGAATTGGCCATAGACCCAGCATATAATTGACATCACGGTTCGTCAAAAAAGGGGCGGTGCTCTACGCAAGAGACGACGGTCTTTCCCTTTCCCCGACAGAATGGGATGGGCCAAAGCCTCCAATGCCCGACGGGCTGCGGGAGACTTGTGAACCCGCCTGGTGAAGATCCATCGCTTTTGCCGTCGGCGGCATTGGTGCTGGCCGACGGAATCTCAACTGAAGGCGCATTTCAAACGACGCTTCCCGTTGCACTCGCAAACCGTCCAAGCCCTCATCGAAAAGTAAAAGTTCTGCGCCACGATTGCCGGGGTGCGCACCAAACGCAAGAACGGCGATCAGCAGGCCCGGTATCCCTGGCGATTCCGCCGGTACTTTAACCCCATTTTTAAGGGGCAAGCCCTGAAAATAGAACAACAGCATCTACTCTTGCCCCTCGGCCGCGGACGCTCACCGATTCGGGCGCGTCTTCCGGACGGCTGCCGACCGGGACGATCGTTCCGGAATTGGGATATGGCGAGATCTATCTGACGGTCTCAGCACCCGCGAAGACCCTGTGCCCCGGGGATCCGGTAAAGCCGGGGGCCTCGATATTGGCAGCATTCAGTTGGGCATGGTCTCGGACGGTCAAGAAGCCTTGGCCCTCTGCGGCCGGAGTCTCCGATCAGTCAAACAGGGGCGGGCGAAAGCTGTGGCGCAGCTCCAGAAAAAACGGAGCCGCACGAAACCCGGGTCGCGGCGGCGAAAACGCCAGGTGACTGGGAGGTTACCGATGCCTACCAGAATGACAACGCCCGGGGGTTTTTAGGTCGACCAGACTTTTTCCGTTGTTTAAATGAAGTTTATCCAAACTTAATTTTTTAATTAATCTTTTTTTAAGACAGAGGATATTTTCAATATCCGTCGAAATCGCTTCATTGTACACCGCAACAAAGAAAGAAGGAGTCGGTTGTGCAATTTTCGCGCGTGTTGTCAAGCCAGGAAATTATCGGGCTAATCACGTACACCCTGCGTAATTACCCCAACTTGTCCCGCGCGGAATTGGCCACCATGTTGCCGGTCACCCCTGCCACTTTAACGCATCATGTACGGGAACTCATTGACGGGGGGTGGGTTGAGGAACAATCCGCACGACGGAATAACACCGGAGGCCGTCCGCGGATGGGCTTAACCCTTCGAAACGAGGCGGCCTATGCGATCGCGATGACCGTTAGCCCCGATCTCTTGACCGGCGCTATCGTCGATTTTGGCGGTCACATTATCGCCAAAATGCGGTTGGAACATCCCATGGGCCAAATCCCCTCATCCTTGCAAGTCATTCAACGCATGACCGATGTATTGCTTGAGCGCTACCCGCATCAGTCCGGACGGTTTGCCGGCTACGGCATCGCCATTCCCGGAATCTGGGATCCCGAAAGCGAAACTGTGGTGTTCTCTCCGAATCTGCAAGAGTGGGCTGGCATGAAACTCCGAGAATTGATCCGCAGGAGCACCGACACGGAGCCGACACTAGTAGAAAACGATGCGGATGCGGCGGCTTGGGGGGAACTATGGTTCGGAGCCGGCCGCGATGTTCAGGACATGATGTATGTGTTATGCGACACTGGCATCGGGGCAGGGATTATCATTCAGCGGCAACTCATTCGGGGCCAGAATAATTCCATCGGCGAGATCGGCCATATTTTCGTGGACTCTTCCGATTCGGAATTCCTGTGTGGATGCGGTCAATATGGGTGCCTTGAAGCCCTGGGGTCATTGACCGCCCTCCAACGGTATCATGCCGGCGGCATGACACTATCGTCCAGTTTGGGCCGTGTTTCTCGCTATCTGTCCATTGGCCTGGGCGGACTGATTAACGTGTTATCTCCCCAAGTCGTGGTTTTAGGCGGACGCATGCTCGCGATGTATCCGGATTTGTGGCCGGCCATTGTCCGGGATACCCGAAGCCGATTATTAAACCACTTAACCCATAAAACTCAGCTCATTCTGTCCCCGTTGGAAGATAACGCCCCCCTGCTCGGATTGGCGGGGTTGTTGTTCGAACAGGAGCTGGCCCGCTCCCAAGGTCAGGCTATCCACACCGTATCACCTTCTCAATGGCTGACTCGTCACGATCCATCACCTTAACCGGACGGATCAAACTCTTTATCGGATGCCCGCCAATATATCAGAATTTTCTCTTTTATGATGAAAGGAGTGTGTCCTCCGTGAACAACATTCTTGTCCGCTCGGCCGCCGGGCTGGCGGCACTGACCACGTTATCACTGGCCGGTTGCGGCCAAACGAGCACCCCGACCCCCAGTTCAGCGGGGTCTTCAGAACCAGTGACTATCACCTGGTATGCGAGTCCGATTGCCGGAGTGGGTATTCGAAGCGACATGATACGTTTATTTGAAAAATCCTACCCGAATATCCGGGTCAAATTGATCACCGCCCCGACTAACACCGATACCAACCGGGCGGCTCTAACCACGCAAATTTCCAGCGGTTCGGCTACACCGGATGTGTTTATGGGCGATGTCGTCTGGCCGGCCCAATTCGCCAGTGCCAACCTTGCCTTGGACCTGTCCAAATATTTGCCGTCCAGCTTTTGGAGCCGGTTTGCTCCCGGTCTGGTTCAAGGCGCCAGCTACCGGGGCCAAGTCTATGGCGCTCCGTTTTTCATGGATGCCGGGTTCCTTTATTACCGTAAAGACTTGCTGGCCGAAGCACATCTTCCCGTCCCCCACACCTGGGCACAATTAATCCAGGACTCCCAAACTCTGCAAAGAGACGGATTGGTGCGTTATGGGTTTGTCTGGGAAGGCAATGCCTACGAAGGCCTGACTTGTGACTGGATGGAATATATGACGGATGCGGGAGGAAAAATTCTTAACGCTGCAGGTACTCGCTCCGAAATCAATTCCCCCGCTTCCTTAAAGGCCTTGACGCTCATGCGTTCGTTTATTACCTCCGGCGTATCCCCGGCCGCGGTGACAACTTTTGAGGAACCCCAAGCGATGGCAGTCTTTGACGCCGGTCAGGCAGCCTTTTTGCGGAATTGGGACTACGCCTGGTCCAACTCGAATGACCCAACCGATTCCAAAGTCGTCGGTAAAGTCGGCGTTGCCCCCCTGCCGACGTTTTCGGCCGGTCAATATCCCGGATATTCAAACATCGGCGGATGGGATATCTACATTAACCCCCATAGCCAGCATATCCCCCAGGATCTGACTTTCATAAAATGGATTACCGGAACCCAGGCTCAAACCGTTCTAGCGACCAAATTCTCCGAAATCCCAACCAACTATGCAGTGCAAAAAAATCCTGCGGTGCGCCAGATCAATCCCGTCTTGGCGGCAGTTAGTCAAGTACGACTGATCGCCCGGCCGGCAGGCACCCCCGCGTACCCCAAAGTCAGTCAGGCGATCTACTCTAATATCAACGCCGCGCTAAACGGGTCCGTCAGTCCTCAAACGGCCCTCCAACAGGCCCAAGCCCAAATTAACCAGGCTATTTCCCAAAATTCGTTATAACGGATATCGGGGAGGGGTCTCCCTCCCCCACTTTACCCAGAGGAGATACCGGGCATGAAAATACTGATGCCGCATTCTCGTCGCCGACGTCTTGCCGCTCGATATCTGGTGTACCAGGGGTGGGCGTTCGCATTGCCGGGGTTGTTGATAATTATCGCTATCACAATCTTCCCGATTCTCTACTCGATCTATATCAGCTTTAACCACGTCGCGTTGACGACCAACGGCTTTCAACTGTTTTGGGTGGGGTTGCATAACTACCGCATTGTACTGTCTAATAGCCTCTTCCGCTATTCCTTGGTATTTACGGTGATCTACACGATTGTCACGGTAATGGTGGAATTGGTTCTGGGGATGGGAGTCGCGCTGGTGTTAAACGCGATCACCACCGGGAGAGGTTTTATGTTGGCACTGTTGTTGTTACCCTGGTCGTTGATTACCGTCATCTCGGCCGAAGTGTGGAGTTACATCTATAACGGGGTTTATGGAGTGCTGAACGCCTTATTAATAGGGATCGGGTTGCTTCACCATCCGGTGACCTGGCTCGGTACGCCTGTATTGGCCATCGCCTCCATGATGGTAGCCGATATTTGGAAAACTACGCCTTTTGTCGCCATCATTTTGCTGGCCGGATTGCAGATGATTCCTGACGAACTCTATGAGGCGGCATCGATAGACGGGGCATCGCCCGGATATATTTTCTGGAAGATCACCGTCCCTTTGTTGCGCCCGACTATTGCCTTATCGGTGTTGTTCCGTGTGCTTCAAGCGTTCGGCGTCTTTGACTTGCCGTTCGTTTTGACCGGAGGCGGCCCCGGTCATGCGACCGAGTCGTTGGCCATGCTCGGTTACCAGGTGATGTTTCAAGATTTGAATATGGGGCGCGGCGCCGCCATCGCCGCCAGCACCACTCTGATTGTCCTTCTGGCCAGTCTGTTTGTGCTTCGTGTGTTCCGGGCCCAAGTCGAGGAGGAAGCGTCATGAACGCAGTGACACGGCGTCGGTTGTGGTTGAGTTTTTGGGCCACGGTAGTGATCGTCTTCACATTGGCCCCGTTATATTGGATGGTAGCCACTTCGTTTAAAAGTTATTTCACTCTCGGTCTGTTTCCTCCGAGCCCGTTCCCGAATCCCCCGACCTTGCAAAATTACCGTCAGGCCTTCGTGGTCTATCATTTTCAGGGCTATATCGAAAACAGCGTAATCGTAGCAGTGTCGACCACCATTTTGGTTTTGTTTTTTGGGTCATTGGCCGGATACGCATTAGGTCGGCTGCCGATTAGGGGAAAAACCGTGATTTTGGTCGCTTTATTAATGATATCGGTTTTTCCCGAGATTGCAGTCATCTCCCCGCTCTATATGTTAATGCGGTCAATAGGGTGGCTGAATAGTTATCAAGCTCTCATCGTACCCTATACGGCGTTCAATCTGCCGTTTGCCATTTGGATTTTACGTAATTACTTCCTATCCATTCCGAAAGAAATGGAGGAGGCCGCACGTATCGACGGGGCATCCGGTTGGCGTACGCTGTTTCAGGTCATTTTGCCGCAGGCGACGTCAGGACTGTTTACCGCCGGTGTCTTTACCTTTACGGCCGCCTGGACGGAATTTCTGATGGCATTAACTTTTAACGCCTCGCCGCAATTTCGCACCATTCCGGTCGGAATCGCCTTATTCGGGGCCCAATTTGTCATCCCTTACGGAACGTTGTTTGCCGCGTCGACCGTTGCCGTACTGCCCATTGCTCTCGGTGTGCTGATTTTCCGCCGAGCCGTGGTATCCGGGTTAACTCAAGGCGCAGTGAAAGGATAGCGTTCCCCGACTCTACCATCATGTGAGGTGCTCTATGAAACCGTTATCCTATCTCCCTCCCCGCAACAGCCGGCCGATCGGCCGGATCGTCCGCGCCGAAATCGGCGCAGACCAATTATCGGTTAATCTGTCGTCCGACACCGATACGTTGTCGGTCACCATTTATAATACGCGCATCGTGCGTATTCAGTGGCACAACGGACCCGACATTTTCCACCAGGTAGTCCAGCCGTTGTTGGATCCCCAACTGACCCCGGAAACGCTACAACTGAAAACCGTTTCGGACGGGTTTGTGATCACCGGCGGGGTAGCAACGATCACCGTATTGTCGGATGGAAGTGTTCGGATCACTGCCCCGGACGCCTCAGCCGACCTGGGCGGCTGGGGCGCGTCTGGCACAGCCCGATTCGTTCAGATGTTGCTAGCGCCATCCGAACGGGTCTTTGGTCTGGGAGAAAAAACCGGCGGGCTCGATAAACGGGGTCGGCGGTGGACCCAGTGGACCACCGATGTGCATCCACATACTCCCGATACCGACGAAATGTATCAGGCGGTGCCGATGATGCTCATGGCCCGTCCGGGGGGGGCTCGGGGACTGTTTTTGGCGAATACGTTCCGCACCTATTTCGATCTGACGTCCCCCGAAATCGCAACGATCGCCGCCGACGACGGACCTTTGGCGATTTATTGTTATTTAGGTCCGACGGTAGCCGACGTATTAGACCAGCATACACGCGTCACCGGGCGGCCTACCTTGCCCCCCCGATGGGCATTGGGTTTTCAGCAAAGTCGGTATAGTTATAGAACCCAAACACGGGTACGCCAGGTGGCCGCCGAATATCGCCGCCGCGGCATTCCGCTCGACGTGATTTACCTGGATATCGATTATATGAAAGGTTACCGCCTGTTTACCTGGGATGCCGATCGGTTCCCCGATCCCGCCGCTCTGACAAAGGAATTAGCCGATCAAGGCATTCGCGTGGTAGCCATTGTCGATCCCGGCGTTAAAATTGATGAAACCTACGCCGTGTATCAGTCCGGGTCGGCACACGACGCCTGGATCGCCTATGCCAATGGTGAACCGTTCCAAAGTCAAGTCTGGCCCGGTCTCTGTGTCTTTCCGGATTTTTTGCGGTCGTCAATCCGCGAATGGTGGGGTTCCCTCAATCGCGAGTGGGTCATGGCCTACGGCATCGGCGGTATCTGGAACGACATGAATGAACCCGCTCTGTTCGGGATTGACCCGCGCCATCCGGAAATCGGCGGACATGCCACCGATGTCGGCATCGTCCATCGCAACGGGGAAGACAACCCGGTCCCCCATTGGGGGGTGCATAACGTTTACGCGCTATTGCAAGCCGCAGGGACCGTTGAGGGACTTATGGCCGATCAAGACACCCGACCGTTTCTTTTAAGCCGGTCCGGTTTTGCCGGTATTCAACATTGGGCCGCCGTGTGGACCGGGGACAATAGCAGTTGGTGGGAGCATTTAAAGATGGCGATCCCTATGTGTATCAATTTGGGCTTGTCTGGTATCCCCTTCGTCGGGCCGGATATTGGAGGATTTTTTGGTGCCCCCAGTCCGGAACTTTTTGCACGCTGGATTCAAATGGGAGTCTTCTTTCCATTTGCCCGAATCCATAGCGATATCGGTACCCCGGACCAGGAGCCTTGGGCGTTCGGCCCGGACGTTGAGGCGATCGCCAAGCGGTATATCGGCTATCGTTACCGGCTGCTCCCCTATCTGGAAACGCTGTTTGAGGAGGCGCACCGCACCGGTACCCCAATCATGCGGCCGCTATTCTGGGAATTTCCCGATGACGCCGCGGCCTATACCGTCGAAGACCAATTCTTATTGGGACCGATGTTATTAATTGCCCCGGTAACGGAACCCGGTTCCACACAACGTGTGGTATATTTGCCGGAAACCGATTGGTATGATCCATGGACTCGCCGGATATTATCGCCAGGATGGCACCCGATCGAATCTCCAATCGACCGGTTACCGATCTTTATCCGTTCCGGCGGAATCGTTCCGCTTGGTCCGCAGGTCGATTCCACCGCCCGACTGCGATCCCGTTGGGAGCACGGTGAGGATGGGCCCGATGAGATCTGGATCATCCGCGGCCAGGGCGCTTTGACTTGCTATAGCGACGACGGTGAAACTTTCGCCATGGCCCGCGGGTATTGGCGACGAATCGCCGTCACAGTCACCCCGGAAGCGGCCGACACGATCATCACGGTCACCGGACAATGGCCGGATGTCGTCACCCCTCCAACCAAACACCTTCGGTTGCGCATTTCGCCGTATACCACTCGCCCCACCTCCATCTCGCTAGACGGCCAAGCGGCCGACGGGACTTGGATTCCGGAACATGCATGCCTGGAGATGACACTTCCGCCGCTCCAACGGAATCGCCCGGTTCACATTGTCATCCGTTAAGGAAAGCCCTGGGTATAACCCAGGGCTCATAGTTTTTCGGCGAGTTAATATGGGCCGCGCGGATATGCTCGGCCACGTGTTCATGATAAAATTTGCAGCATGGCACAAGTTATGCACGGTGCCCTCAATGTGGATCCGGGTAACGTGTGCCGGACACCGGGGCCGACTGACTTACGGCCTCGTGACGGGAAAAAACGGGACCGCCATGGAATTCACCCCTAGAAGGAAAAGACCCGCCAGTCATGCCCCAGACGCGAACTAACGGCCCCAATATCATCGGCGACACCACTACCCCGCTATTGGAGGCCAT contains:
- a CDS encoding D-altronate dehydratase (PFAM: SAF domain; D-galactarate dehydratase / Altronate hydrolase, C terminus~COGs: COG2721 Altronate dehydratase~InterPro IPR013974:IPR007392~KEGG: bha:BH0490 altronate hydrolase~PFAM: D-galactarate dehydratase/Altronate hydrolase, C-terminal; SAF domain~PRIAM: Altronate dehydratase~SPTR: Altronate hydrolase) encodes the protein MDPVLVLNARDDVGVALRPLNIGERVRGISVQEAVPEGHKVALKTIRPGQAVYKYGHPIGVAKSAIEPGQWVHAHNLASGLKPDGSYTYEPVSTPLHPGSVDLPNEFWGYVRDDGQVGTRNEIWIINTVGCVNKTAERLAALAEKELAVDGVDGFYTFSHPYGCSQLGDDLTHTQKILAALVRHPNAAGVLVLGLGCESNRIADFSCVVGSVSDRRVKYLTVQEVEDEWTVGLTLLTELRDYALSFRRQPIPVSRLTMGLKCGGSDGFSGISANPLVGLVAERVVARGGTALLTEVPEMFGAETLLMNRAHDEATFEKVVTLIDDFKQYYVSHHQPVYENPSPGNKDGGITTLEEKSLGCIQKGGQCPVVDVLDYAEAVRRPGLNLVQAPGNDPVSVTALVGAGAQVVLFTTGRGTPMGGPVPTVKVATNSALAQRKPQWIDFDAGRLFAGDDLDSMADELYRLVIDVASGRRKTRNEEWGFREIAIFKDGVTL
- a CDS encoding 2-keto-3-deoxy-phosphogluconate aldolase (PFAM: KDPG and KHG aldolase~TIGRFAM: Entner-Doudoroff aldolase~COGs: COG0800 2-keto-3-deoxy-6-phosphogluconate aldolase~InterPro IPR000887~KEGG: aac:Aaci_2290 2-dehydro-3-deoxyphosphogluconate aldolase/4-hydroxy-2-oxoglutarate aldolase~PFAM: KDPG/KHG aldolase~SPTR: 2-dehydro-3-deoxyphosphogluconate aldolase/4-hydroxy-2-oxoglutarate aldolase;~TIGRFAM: KDPG/KHG aldolase); this translates as MAHVFEVMQEQKIVAVLRRIPASAGSSVVEALAAGGVRLIEVTMDNPEAAHLIDGLTRSPDAGIRVGAGTVMTREHLRDAVAAGAAFAVSPHWDPELWAESVRLNIPYVPGAMTPSEIAAASRAGAVMVKVFPAGPLGSGYIRELRGPFGEPRIMVTGGIHAANILDYLKAGADVFGVGGALLPAEAIRTGRWAEITAKARELVALVAGGREA
- a CDS encoding transcriptional regulator, LacI family (PFAM: Bacterial regulatory proteins, lacI family; family~COGs: COG1609 Transcriptional regulators~InterPro IPR000843:IPR001761~KEGG: aac:Aaci_1574 transcriptional regulator, LacI family~PFAM: Periplasmic binding protein/LacI transcriptional regulator; HTH transcriptional regulator, LacI~SMART: HTH transcriptional regulator, LacI~SPTR: Transcriptional regulator, LacI family), translated to MATLTDVAHKAGVSIMTVSRVIRGQGPVREATRQRVLEAMAELQYVPRGVATPTPRPSSLHTLVLIVPDITNPFFTFLARGMEDVARKHGYQVLLVNTDENENRERDALRMCVDLHVDGVLICPVGDSSSECLAWLQQHTPLVLVDRSVKGIEADLVKGNVKEASHILVSHLIEAGHRRIGIVTGPAQNEAGRERLDGYLAALEAHGIPARPEYIREASMLRDGDARYVDALLDLPEPPTALFVANVFQYAHTRQRLAARNLTVPDDISIVAFGNTDELASVDSPLTAAIQPAYSYGSLGTQMLLERVEGLSHPPRRMILESHYVFRQSVAPPRA
- a CDS encoding General substrate transporter (PFAM: Sugar (and other) transporter~InterPro IPR005828~KEGG: aac:Aaci_1578 sugar transporter~PFAM: General substrate transporter~SPTR: Sugar transporter) gives rise to the protein METTITAEHGQSGFISLVVIIASLGGLLFGYDTGVIAGANEFLKALFHLTPAQTGLVASSVDLGAMIGVLVAGFLGDRVGRKNALFTAGITFMLSGVVSALAPNVPTLIVGRLIGGIGIGLASLLSPLYIAEIAPPRIRGRLIGSNQLAIVTGIFIRRAVKPRRLGRGYEALTP
- a CDS encoding transposase IS200-family protein (PFAM: Transposase IS200 like~COGs: COG1943 Transposase and inactivated derivatives~InterPro IPR002686~KEGG: hso:HS_1391 transposase~PFAM: Transposase IS200-like~SPTR: Transposase); amino-acid sequence: MANSSDYRTGRHGVFTLHVHVVLVAKSRRLVFTPEILEDLRTILSTVCQDFEATWEEFDGERDHGHLRVTSPLKWRFPDGNSLKRISSRLIHKKHDPTIERALWGQPLVPELFCRFRWRGAPIDHQTIHRATGDPELTPTESAPHIPALNGGVLRRV
- a CDS encoding N-acylmannosamine kinase (PFAM: ROK family~COGs: COG1940 Transcriptional regulator/sugar kinase~InterPro IPR000600~KEGG: art:Arth_2429 ROK family protein~PFAM: ROK~PRIAM: N-acylmannosamine kinase~SPTR: ROK family protein); the protein is MQFSRVLSSQEIIGLITYTLRNYPNLSRAELATMLPVTPATLTHHVRELIDGGWVEEQSARRNNTGGRPRMGLTLRNEAAYAIAMTVSPDLLTGAIVDFGGHIIAKMRLEHPMGQIPSSLQVIQRMTDVLLERYPHQSGRFAGYGIAIPGIWDPESETVVFSPNLQEWAGMKLRELIRRSTDTEPTLVENDADAAAWGELWFGAGRDVQDMMYVLCDTGIGAGIIIQRQLIRGQNNSIGEIGHIFVDSSDSEFLCGCGQYGCLEALGSLTALQRYHAGGMTLSSSLGRVSRYLSIGLGGLINVLSPQVVVLGGRMLAMYPDLWPAIVRDTRSRLLNHLTHKTQLILSPLEDNAPLLGLAGLLFEQELARSQGQAIHTVSPSQWLTRHDPSP